A stretch of Garra rufa chromosome 11, GarRuf1.0, whole genome shotgun sequence DNA encodes these proteins:
- the LOC141345151 gene encoding eukaryotic translation initiation factor 2A — protein MAPPIPHLAVRGSEGTSLLRGPPSCQESPSFQRDERQGKYMTFSSDGSLFGWCNGSQVSVIKTSTGDLVKSFDLPKAAALEFSPLNRVLATWQQYTKTQDNPQGEANLQLWDLQTGACIKAFYQKKITGWCPSWADDESVSVRNVNNELHFFENNKFETIANKLHLQKVSEFALSPGSQPSKIAVYVPGSKGAPSFVRLYQYPNFGGPTSALANKSFFKADKVMMLWNKKATAVLVTASTEVDKTGASYYGEQTLHYVATNGESAVVQLPKNGPIYDVSWNPNSSEFCVVYGFMPAKATVFNHKCESVFDFGTGPRNAAFYSPQGHILVLAGFGNLRGQMEVWDMKKYKQVSKPQAEDTTHFFWCPDGEHVVTATCSPRLRVSNGYKIWHYTGTVLYKHETPSNKELWEVLWQPFPTGTFPEKAVKYQASPSELGSTEAKPAQAYRPPALRNKPQTASSKLHEEEPPQNMKPGAAGEKQMSKAAMKNQKRREAKKAAKQENKSDDAPPPVEDSAPASHVTSSCGDPETDKKIKNLKKKLKAIDELKEQQAAGKVMQKNQLEKMQKEAQLLKEIEDLELGL, from the exons ATGGCGCCCCCCATACCTCATTTAGCAG TCAGAGGGTCAGAAGGCACGTCTCTGTTGCGTGGACCTCCGAGCTGTCAGGAAAGCCCTTCTTTTCAGAG agATGAACGGCAAGGCAAATACATGACGTTCAGCAGTGACGGATCCCTGTTTGGTTGGTGCAATGGCTCGCA GGTCAGTGTGATCAAAACTTCCACTGGAGATTTGGTGAAGTCTTTTGATTTGCCCAAAGCAGCCGCACTGGAATTCTCACCTCTGAATAGAGTTCTGGCCACCTGGCAGCAATATACCA aaacgCAGGATAACCCTCAGGGAGAGGCAAACCTGCAGCTTTGGGACTTGCAGACTGGTGCCTGCATTAAAGCGTTCTATCAGAAGAAGATTACGGGATG GTGTCCGAGCTGGGCGGATGATGAAAGTGTTAGCGTTAGAAATGTCAATAATGAGCTTCACTTCTTTGAGAACAACAAATTTG AAACTATTGCCAACAAGCTTCACCTTCAGAAGGTGTCTGAGTTTGCTTTGTCTCCTGGATCACAGCCGAGCAAG ATTGCCGTTTATGTTCCTGGAAGCAAAGGAGCTCCGTCTTTTGTACGGCTGTATCAGTATCCCAATTTCGGAGGTCCGACATCTGCTCTGGCAAACAAAAGCTTTTTCAAAGCTGATAAAGTGATGATGCTGTGGAACAAAAAAG CCACTGCAGTTCTAGTGACAGCCAGCACAGAGGTTGATAAAACAGGAGCCTCTTACTATGGAGAACAGACGTTACATTATGTCGCCACCAATGGAGAAAGCGCAGTAGTTCAGCTAC CAAAGAACGGCCCCATATATGATGTATCCTGGAACCCCAACTCATCCGAGTTTTGCGTGGTTTATGGTTTTATGCCGGCCAAGGCGACTGTCTTTAACCACAAGTGTGAGTCTGTGTTCGACTTCGGCACTGGCCCCCGAAACGCAGCTTTCTACAGCCCCCAGGGTCACATCCTCGTCCTCGCCGGGTTTGGAAACCTGAGAGGGCAGATGGAAGTCTGGGATATGAAGAAATACAAGCAGGTGTCTAAACCCCAGGCTGAAGATACCACACATTTCTTCTGGTGTCCTGACGGGGAACACGTAGTGACGGCCACCTGCTCCCCCAGGCTCAGGGTCAGCAATGGATACAAGATCTGGCATTACACGGGGACTGTGTTGTACAAGCATGAAACGCCGTCAAATAAAGAGCTGTGGGAAGTGTTGTGGCAGCCCTTCCCGACTGGAACGTTCCCGGAGAAGGCGGTGAAATACCAGGCGTCGCCAAGCGAGCTCGGCAGCACCGAAGCCAAACCGGCGCAGGCGTACCGTCCGCCCGCTCTCCGCAACAAACCCCAGACCGCCAGCTCCAAACTA CATGAAGAGGAGCCGCCGCAGAACATGAAACCCGGTGCTGCAGGAGAGAAGCAAATGTCTAAAGCTGCTATGAAAAACCAGAAAAGGCGAGAAGCAAAGAAAGCTGCTAAACAG GAAAACAAGAGTGACGATGCTCCGCCTCCAGTGGAAGACTCCGCCCCTGCCAGTCATGTGACTTCTAGCTGTGGAGACCCTGAAACTGACAAAAAGATCAAGAATTTAAAAAAG AAACTCAAAGCCATTGATGAACTGAAGGAGCAGCAGGCGGCTGGCAAAGTCATGCAAAAAAATCAG CTTGAGAAGATGCAGAAGGAGGCCCAGCTGTTGAAGGAGATAGAAGATCTTGAATTAGGATTGTAA
- the LOC141345862 gene encoding stress-associated endoplasmic reticulum protein 1-like, with the protein MVAKQRIRMANEKHSKNITQRGNVAKSTRGIQEEKAVVGPWLLALFVFVVCGSAIFQIIQSIRMGM; encoded by the exons ATGGTGGCCAAACAGAGGATTCGCATGGCGAATGAGAAACACAGCAAGAACATCACCCAGAGAGGCAATGTGGCCAAATCTACG AGAGGAATTCAAGAAGAGAAGGCAGTGGTGGGACCCTGGCTTCTCGCCTTGTTTGTCTTTGTAGTATGTGGATCAG CAATATTCCAGATCATTCAGAGCATCAGGATGGGAATGTAA